The DNA segment AGCGCCGGGGTCTGCAGGATGCCGTGGTTGTCGGCGAGCAGTGAGGCCGCCGCCTTGATGTCCGGCTCGATGCCGGCCACCCGGAAGAGTTCCATCGTGCGGACGTTGTTGCCGCGTCCGCGCGGGTGGTGCGAGGTCCCGGAGTGCCGCTCCACCAGCATGTGGCGCACGCCGAGGCGGCCGAGGAACAGGGACGTGGACAGGCCCACCAGAGAGCCGCCCACGATGAGGACGGGAACCCGGTGGTCGGCTGTGTGATGCATCGAGCCTCCAGATGCAGGGGTGCGCACAAGGCGCCTGTGAGTCTCATGCCCGGTATCACCGTTGTTGGGGCCATTTGCGCGCGGGATCACCCACGTGGTTCCTACGAGTCGCGGGCTTACGGCCAGCGGCACAGGATCAAGAAGCGCTGACGTCGCGTCACGGCGGTGACCGGCGCACCCGAGATCCCCCGCCAAGGAGATGTCCGCACCATGACCACCACCTCTGAACGTCTGTCAGAAGCACCGGCGCGCGACGCGTCGAAGCGTGTCTCCCAGTCCGTGTTCGACGGCTCGCGGCTCCGGGTCGTCCTGCTGGTCGACGTCTTCGACGGCGCGCAGCAGCAGTTCCTGGAGGCGTACGAGCAGCTCTGCAACCAGGTTGCGTCGGTTCCCGGCCATGTCAGCGACCAACTCTGCCAGTCCATCGAGAATCCATCCCAATGGCTCATCACCAGCGAGTGGGAGAGCGCTCCGCCGTTCCTCACCTGGGTGAACAGCGAGGATCACGTGCGGATGGTGGAGCCGCTGCACTCCTGCGTGCGCAACACCCGCTCGCTGCGCTTCCACATCGTCCGGGAGACGGGCCGCGCCTACGAGACGGACGCGGCCGCCCGGGGCCGGCTCCAGACGGAGGTGCGCATCGGTGACGGAGTGATCCGGCACGCGCTGACCTTCACCGTGAAGCCCGGCACCGAGGACAAGGTCGCCAAGCTGCTCGCGGACTACGCGGCGCCCGAGCCGCGGGTGGACGACTCCACGCGGCTTCTGCGCACCTCGCTGTTCATGCACGGCAACCGGGTGGTGCGGGCCATCGAGGTGCGCGGCGACCTGCTGGCGGCCCTGCGCCATGTGTCGCGCTCGCCCGAGGTGCGGGCCGTGGAGGAGGCCATCAACCCCTACCTGGAGCAGGACCGGGACCTGAACGACCAGGAGTCGGCCCGGATGTTCTTCACCCGGGCGGCGCTGCCCGCCGTGCACCACGTGATGGCGGACGACCGGCCCGAGGGCACCCGGCGGGCCCTGTACTACCCGGCCAAGGCGGGCCACGGGATGAAGCTCGCGGAGCTGCTCGCCGAGGCGGACTCGGCGGCGGCCGACGACCCGTCGAGCCAGGTGCTGCGCAGCACGGTCTTCGAGCGCGAGGACGTCGTGGTGCGGCTGGTGGATCTCGCCGCCGAGGGCGCGGACGTGGACCCGCTGCCCGGGGACCCCGCGCGCGTCGCCGGGCTGCGCGAGCTGCTGGCCGGCGACGCCGCCCGCATGGAACTGGTCACCGACCGCCGCTCGCCCGCCGTCTGAGCGGCCCCCCACTCCCTCCGCTCCCGAGAGCCACACCCAGAAGCCCGATCACATCCACCGGAGGAACGTCGTGATCAAACCCCGTCCGAGAATCGTGGACCTCAGCGAGACCGAGCCCAACACGCGGCGCGGCGGAGATCTGCGCGCCATGCTCACCCCGGCCACGGTCGGTTCCACCAGCGGCTTCATGGGTGTGGCCATCGTGCAGCCCGGCGACCGCATCGGTGAGCACTACCACCCCTACTCCGAGGAGTTCGTCTACGTCGTCTGCGGCGAGCTGGAGGTCGACCTGGACGGCGAGCCGCACGTGCTGCGTCCGGAGCAGGGGCTGATGATCCCCATCGACATGCGCCACCGGTTCCGCAACGTCGGCACGGTGGAGGCCCGGATGGTCTTCCACCTCGGCCCGCTGGCGCCCCGCCCGCAGCTCGGGCACGTCGACACCGAGGAGACGTCCGTGATCGGGGCGGCCGCGGTGCTGACCGAGCCGGCCGGGGCGGGCGCCGACGGAGGGGTCAGGTCATGACCCGGCGCGTGGCGGTCACCGGCATAGGCATCGTCGCCCCGGGCGGCATCGGCGCCCCCGCGTTCTGGGATCTGCTCGCGCACGGCCGGACCGCGACGCGGGGCATCACCTTCTTCGACCCCTCCCAGCTGCGCTCGCGGATCGCCGCCGAGTGCGACTTCGACCCGGCGGCGCACGGCCTGGACGCCGAGCAGGCGGAACGGGCGGACCGCTACATCCAGTTCGCCCTGGTCGCGGGCGACGAGGCGGTCGCCGACTCCGGCCTCGACCTGGCGCGGGAGGACCCCTGGCGGATCGCGGTGTCGGTGGGCACCGCGGTCGGCGGCACCACCCGCCTGGAGAACGACTACGTGCTGGTCAGCCACGGCGGCGAGCGCTGGGACGTGGACCACGAGCGGGCGCGGCCCCAGCTGCACCGGGCGTTCTCCCCGAGCACCGCGGCCTCCGCGGTGGCGGAGCGATTCGGCGCCCAGGGTCCGGTGCAGACCGTCTCCACCGGCTGCACCTCGGGCCTGGACGCCGTCGGATACGCCTTCCACACCGTCCAGGAGGGCCGGGCCGACATCTGCATAGCCGGTGCGTCGGACTCGCCCATATCCCCCATCACCATGGCGTGCTTCGACGCGATCAAGGCCACGTCACCGAACAACGACGACCCCGCGCACGCCTCCAAGCCCTTCGACAACAACCGTGACGGCTTCGTCATGGGCGAGGGCGGCGCGGTGCTCGTCCTGGAGGAGCTGGAGCACGCACGGGCCCGCGGCGCGCACGTCTACTGCGAGCTGGGCGGCTACGCGACCTTCGGCAACGCCTACCACATGACCGGTCTGACCAAGGAGGGCCTGGAGATGGCGCGGGCCATCTCGACCGCCCTCGACCAGGCCCGGCTCGACCCCACGGCGATCGACTACGTCAACGCGCACGGCTCCGGCACCCGGCAGAACGACCGCCATGAGACGGCGGCCGTCAAGCGGGCGCTCGGGCAGCACGCGTACGACACCCCGATGAGCTCCATCAAATCCATGGTGGGCCACTCCCTCGGGGCGATCGGCGCCATCGAACTGGTCGCCTGCGTGCTGTCCCTGGCCGAGCAGGCCGTACCGCCGACCGCGAACTACGAGACCCCCGACCCCGAGTGCGACCTCGACTACGTGCCGCGTACCGCCCGCGAGCGGAAGCTGACCAGCGTGCTCTCCGTGGGCAGCGGGTTCGGCGGCTTCCAGTCCGCGGTGATCCTGACCCGGCCGAGGGAGTGAGGACGAGATGAGCGAACCCCAGGACCGGCGCGCGGCCGTCACCGGCATCGGCGTGGTCGCGCCCAACGGCATCAGCACCGACACCTTCTGGAAGTCCACCCACGAGGGACTCAGCGTCCTGGACCGGGTGACCCGCGAGGGGTGTGAGCGCCTGCCGCTGAAGGTGGCCGGCGAGGTCCGCGCCTTCGACGCGGCGGACACCATCGAGGAGCGCTTCCTCGTCCAGACCGACCGCTTCACCCACTACGCCATGGCCGCGGCCGACTTCGCGCTCACCGACGCCCGCCTCGGCCAGGCCGACACCGACCAGTCGCCGTACTCCATCGGCGTGGTCACCGCCGCGGGCTCCGGCGGCGGCGAGTTCGGCCAGCGCGAGCTCCAGCGGCTGTGGGGCAAGGGCAGCCGGTTCGTGGGGCCGTACCAGTCCATCGCCTGGTTCTACGCCGCGAGCACCGGCCAGGTCTCCATCCGCCGCGGCTTCAAGGGCCCCTGCTCGGTCGTCGCCTCCGACGAGGCCGGCGGTCTGGACGCCCTCGCGCACGCGGCCCGGGCGGTGCGGCGCGGCACCGACGCGATCGTGGCCGGCTCCACCGAGGCGCCGCTCGCGCCGTACTCGGTGGTCTGCCAGCTCGGCTACGAG comes from the Streptomyces sp. SUK 48 genome and includes:
- a CDS encoding ketosynthase chain-length factor, with the protein product MSEPQDRRAAVTGIGVVAPNGISTDTFWKSTHEGLSVLDRVTREGCERLPLKVAGEVRAFDAADTIEERFLVQTDRFTHYAMAAADFALTDARLGQADTDQSPYSIGVVTAAGSGGGEFGQRELQRLWGKGSRFVGPYQSIAWFYAASTGQVSIRRGFKGPCSVVASDEAGGLDALAHAARAVRRGTDAIVAGSTEAPLAPYSVVCQLGYEELSRESEPGRAYRPFTKDACGFVPAEGGAMLVVEAAGAARARGADIRAFVAGHAATFTGASRWAESRAGLAQAIRQALAEAECAPEEVDVVFADALGVPAADRAEALAIADALGAHGTRVPVTAPKTGTGRGYCAAPVLDTAAAVLAMEHGLIPPTPNVHDVCHDLDLVTGRARVAQPRTALVLSRGLMGSNSALVLRHPSAR
- a CDS encoding SchA/CurD-like domain-containing protein, with protein sequence MTTTSERLSEAPARDASKRVSQSVFDGSRLRVVLLVDVFDGAQQQFLEAYEQLCNQVASVPGHVSDQLCQSIENPSQWLITSEWESAPPFLTWVNSEDHVRMVEPLHSCVRNTRSLRFHIVRETGRAYETDAAARGRLQTEVRIGDGVIRHALTFTVKPGTEDKVAKLLADYAAPEPRVDDSTRLLRTSLFMHGNRVVRAIEVRGDLLAALRHVSRSPEVRAVEEAINPYLEQDRDLNDQESARMFFTRAALPAVHHVMADDRPEGTRRALYYPAKAGHGMKLAELLAEADSAAADDPSSQVLRSTVFEREDVVVRLVDLAAEGADVDPLPGDPARVAGLRELLAGDAARMELVTDRRSPAV
- a CDS encoding beta-ketoacyl-[acyl-carrier-protein] synthase family protein, which encodes MTRRVAVTGIGIVAPGGIGAPAFWDLLAHGRTATRGITFFDPSQLRSRIAAECDFDPAAHGLDAEQAERADRYIQFALVAGDEAVADSGLDLAREDPWRIAVSVGTAVGGTTRLENDYVLVSHGGERWDVDHERARPQLHRAFSPSTAASAVAERFGAQGPVQTVSTGCTSGLDAVGYAFHTVQEGRADICIAGASDSPISPITMACFDAIKATSPNNDDPAHASKPFDNNRDGFVMGEGGAVLVLEELEHARARGAHVYCELGGYATFGNAYHMTGLTKEGLEMARAISTALDQARLDPTAIDYVNAHGSGTRQNDRHETAAVKRALGQHAYDTPMSSIKSMVGHSLGAIGAIELVACVLSLAEQAVPPTANYETPDPECDLDYVPRTARERKLTSVLSVGSGFGGFQSAVILTRPRE
- a CDS encoding cupin domain-containing protein gives rise to the protein MIKPRPRIVDLSETEPNTRRGGDLRAMLTPATVGSTSGFMGVAIVQPGDRIGEHYHPYSEEFVYVVCGELEVDLDGEPHVLRPEQGLMIPIDMRHRFRNVGTVEARMVFHLGPLAPRPQLGHVDTEETSVIGAAAVLTEPAGAGADGGVRS